In Prionailurus viverrinus isolate Anna chromosome F2, UM_Priviv_1.0, whole genome shotgun sequence, the sequence GGAGGGCCTCGAGGGACACTGGCGTGGTTCCTGCTTATGCACGGTGTCCCTGCCCCTACAAAGGGGGTGTCGTTAGGTGAGGGGAGCCTCACAGGAACTCTGAGTGGGTCCCACAGTGACCCGGGCCCCGCGTGGGGGTACACCGCTAGGACCGGCCCGCAGGGAGGGCAGGCTCCGGAAGCAGGCCGTCTCTGCGGGCCAGGCCGGTCCTGGAGGCGAGCTGGTTCTCGAAGTCGTTTGTGGAAGCAGGTTGCGGGGGCCGGGCTCCGGGGAGCGCTTCGAAGGCAGCTTCTGGCAGCGAGCTGTGCCGGCGGGCCGCGCCTGCTGAGCGGAGAGGGAAGCGGCGTCGCTGGAGGACTCGCACCAGCGCTCGCTGCAGCGAACCCGTTGAGCCCCCCACTGCCAACGCGCTGGACAGGCTCCTCGGAGGGCCGCTGTTGCCTTGGGGGCGGGACGAGCCGGCGACGTGCAAGCCTGCGGAGTCGGCTCAGGGAGCGGAGCACGCAGGCGCCCGGGAGGTCGGGCCGGACGCTTTTGGgagttgcttttttcctttttccctaacTTTTCCGCTCGCTGAGCGCACGCCGTGGCGCATGCGCAGTCTGCGCCCCGCCCGGCCGCGCGGCATCGGGCCGGGCGGTTGCCAGGGGCGACCGCATTCCCCCGGGACTCCGCGGTCGCGCGGGCGGGGCCTGGTCGGCGGGGCCCGCCTTCCTCGCTCTCTGGTTGGCTGGCGCTGCTGTTCGTTGGAGTCGTCGCGGCCGCCGATTGGGCAAGGGGAAGTTTCGCACGCTCGGCCCGCGCCCGCCACCCGCGAGGAGAGAACAGTGGGGGACCCTGCGCGGCGCCCGGGAGGGACCTGTGCCGGCCTCGGCTTCCAGGCGGGCAAGGCCCGAGCGGCGGGCGGCGATGATCCCCGAGGAGAGGACGGACGACCCGGGCTCCGGCGAGGAGAGTGCGCGGCTGCAACCGGCCGGCAGCGTTCGCAAGGTGGGCGCGTCCGCGGGGACGGGGGTCGCCGGGAGGACGGGTCCCGGACCCCCGGCCCGCTTTTGCCCGCCACCTGCCGCCGGCGGACGCGGGGCTCCGGAGTCGGCGCTGGCTTCTCAGGTCTGAGCGCGCTGCAAGACTTGTGGCAGCAACCCACTTCTCTCGCCCCTAGAGGCCAGCTGGGCTGAcctctggggaaactgaggctcggtgGAAAGGCCGAGCCCGCGTTACCTGCCTGAGCTGGGCTTCTGTGCCTTCTAGCAAAGGGTGGGAACACAAGCCCAGCTCAGCGTTTTCTCCCACGCTCTGGAGGACGCTCCGGGCCCCGTTCCACCGCAGATGTTGGGTTCTGGTCTGTGACAGCCCGTGGCCTTGTGCTAGTTCCGGGTGCCCGTCATTCCTCCGTTCCTagcttttccctccctctctccaggcTGCTCAGCTTTGCTCTGGGCACCTAGCTCTGTATTTGACGAAACTTTCAGCGGCAGGCAGCTGGAGCCTCCCAAGAACAGGAAATGGCTGGAGGACTTCACAGATAGACAGTTTGTCCGTTTCTTCACTTCCCACACACCTCCTCCCCCTCTGAGGTCCCTAATCCTGCTTCGCTGACTCTGGACCAAGGACCATTTCCAGGAGTAGTGGGGAAGCTCTGGAAAGGGGTGGGAGCGGACACCTGCGAAATCTGTGCTGGGAAGGAGGGGGCACTCAGGCTGCCCCTctctgcagcctggagcctgggtgTTCCCTGGGAGTCACCCACTGGCTGTCCCAGCGTCCAGACCAGGCCTGTGCAGGTGCGGCAGGGCTCCGAGGCTACATTCTCCCCGTTCCAGCACATCTCTCCAGGAGCACTTGACATTGAGGAGCAGAGGAGTGGTGTTGATGAGGACAGCCCTCCTGAGCTAATGGTTTCTGCCCAGCATAGGGaccagccccctccctgggcAGATGGGCATGGCTATTGGCCCAGAACCTCTAGAACCTGCTGGAGCTTTGCTTCAGAAGGGGAGTGATGTAGCTTTGGCTGTggcctgctcctccctccccagatcCTCAGGCCTCTTGGAGGGGAGACTGCCCACCTCCTTGGCTCATTTCCTCGTTCACAGAGCAGTCTTGACGTGCACCGTGGAGTAGAGGCACAGGCCACCAGGAAGAGAGCCAgacagcagagcagagagaggagggccatgttttgtctttttccttcttggcGCCCCCCTGAGATGTACGGATGAGGGTCCTGCCCAAGGGCCCAGAGCAGGGAGCCCTCCACATCTAGTGTTCTCTCTCTTGTTGTTCAGTTGGAACAAGCCTCCTCTCCCGTTACCTAAGGATCACAAGAAGGCCTCCCAGGAGAATGCCTCTGCCTCTGGGAGGTCCTCCCTGAttgatctctcttctctcttgacCATCCATGCTGGAATCTGAGGGGGTGTTGAGCCATAATCTGAGATGATTGTGCACCAGGGGCCTTCCTCTTGAGAGGCTGTGAGGCCTCCTTTAGGGTGCCTtcatagagggagagggagtgggacAAGATATAGCCCCCAAAAGGTCTGAAACTGCCCCTGCCTGCCAGCAGGGGGGTgcatattaaagaaaataggcCACATTTCCTCAAATATGAGGAAGACAGTGGACACTGCAAGGGGCCTGACCTCAGCACTGCCTGAATAAAGCCCTGTCCCTGCCATTGGGGCAGCTTCCTGGAGGCACTGTCCTCAACTGCCACTCTGTTCAGGCTCTGTGACCACCTATGGGGACGTTGCCCAGGGAAGGTACATTCTGGGAAGTTCTTCCTAACTCCAGGGCTGGTGACTGTCCCAGACGAAGGCCCTTAAATGGCTAGGAGGAAGCATGGTGGCCACGGCCGCGTGTCCCACTGCAGCCCTGAAAGCCGCCCAAGCCCCCTTCGGCAGAAGCCCCTCGGCTTCCCTGGCCAGAGCCTCTAGTCACCCGGCTGCAGCATCACTGTGGCTGGGAACCCCCAGCTCTGGTCTCAGTTGCCACCCAGCTCTCCTGCCTGGGACCCCGACACCGGCGGTCCGGCAGGATTGTCCCGTGTAATGAGGAGCAGTGCCTGAGGTGGCCAGTGGGCAGTCGGGAGGCCTGGCCTGCTGCCTGGGAGCTGAGTGACTCTGGGCCTGTGGTTTTGAGCAGTTGCCCAAAGGGACCCCACACGTAAACAACCAGCTGGGGTGATACCTGCGTATCACATATCAAGACACGTATCCCAGGGTCACCGTGGGCCGAGCGCCACGGGGAGCAAGGTGGGCTGAAAGCCAGCCTCCAGCACCCCATGGGCAGGCCCCTTTCCATTAGCACCTTGGCAGGAGCCAGGCTGGGTCATCCCCCCGTGGCCGTGCTAGAACTCATGCTAGAAATGTGCGGGTAGAGTAGATTATGGGGGTTATGGAATGAGATTCAAAGGCACACAAGGATATGTGCCGAGCAGTTGGCCACCTCCCGCCAGGGGCTCCCAGAGCCCCGGCACACTGGTGCTGGCTCCACAGGATCGGCCCAGCTTCTTCGTGGGGCCCCGGTCCAGCCCTGTCCCCCGCCTTCTGTGTGCTTCCTGCcctgaccaccccaccccccttctttCTGGGATCCCGGGCTCCTGCCTCAACTCAGCCTGCCTGGCCCCACTGCTGCCTGGGGAGCTGGCTCGGGCCCCACCTGTGCCGACCGCCGCCTTCCCCACCCGCGAGAGCCCTCTGGCATTCGTGAGCTGTTGACAGAGGCGTGGCTTGGCCCCCGTGACCTGCAGCCTCTCCACAGGGCCGTGACCCCCTGGCACAGACACCGCGCGGCCGCCTGCAGAGCCGCAGGGCCCAGGTCCACCAGCAGATCAATAAGGAGTTGCGGATGCGGACAGGCGCGGAGAACCTGTACAGGTGAGTGCCCGCCACCGCCCCATCCCTCGGGACAGTGGTGCTGCCGTCCCCTGAGGCCCCCTGGAAGCCAGCCCATGTGGGGTGATGGGAGCCAGGCAGAGACCCAGGCAGGTGCCCGACCGTGTGGTCTGGTTTGGGAGAGGGACGTGTGAGCAGGTGACTATGGCCATTGTAGGCTCCCAGGAGGAGGGGCCGGGCCTCCCACCGGGGTCTGGGGCAGCCATGCTGGCCAAATGAAACCCTCCCAGACAACCCAGGCCCCTCCCTTGGTGGACCTCACTGGCAGTGGTCAGCTCAGGGTCAGCCAAGTTCCGTGTGGTGCTGGACGGGGGGCCGGTATACAGTGTGGGAGCCTGTGATTTATGTGGTGACCAGCAGGGCTTTCTCAGGAGAGGCACCGTTTAGGCTGAACTGTGACAGGTGTCCCAAGACTGAGGAcccggggggcacctgggtggctcagtcggttgggcgtctgacttcggctcaggtcatgatctcgcggttcgtgggttcgggctctgtgctgacagctccgagcctggagcctgcttccgattctgtatttccctctttctctgcctctcccctgctggtgctctgtctgtctctcaaaagtgaataaaaattaaagaaatttaaaaaaaaaaaaaaaaaaaagactgaggacCAGGAAAGCGTCCTCCACCTGAAGAGGTGCCTCTTCCTTAGCGAGCTGCACATCAGCTCAGACCTTCACCCATGTCTCCGTGAGCCCACTGCGTGGCTGGTGGCCCAGGAAGATGGTCCCACCTGTCAGAGCCACAGCCAGTGTGCACAGAGCTGGCGGATAGGCTCCAGGATGCAGCTCTGCTGGGCCCAAGGGGCCCCTCCATTTCCTTAGCCGCCCTGCATCCCTGTCTACCCCACCTGGCCTTCCTGGGGACCCACCGCCTCGTCTGCCAGCTGCCCAGATGTAGGCACAGAGAGGGGCTGACTCCCACCCTTTGGGAAAGTTGTTTTTGTGTCACTGTGGAAGGCGCGCCAGAGCCCGCGTCCAAGGAGAGAGGTGGTGGGAGGCGAGAGCCGTGCCCTGGGCCAGAGTCACCAAGTATCCACGTGGACAGGAATTTGCACGAACTCCAGGGGGGCTCAGAGAAGAGGGGGTGGACCCGGGACCGCACCGCACCCCTCCatgggggctgggcctgggggcaCAGCACTCTGGAGCCCAGGCTGGCGCAGGGGCTGCGGCGAGGCCCAGGGGCGCGTGGTCCGCCTGCAGAGCAGGGCTTCAGCTCAGtctggcctccctcccccagagccACCAGCAACGCCTGGGTCAGGGAGACAGTGGCCCTAGAGCTGAGCTACGTCAACTCCAGCCTGCAGCTGCTgaaggaggagctggaggagctCAATGGCAGCGCGGAGGTGGACCGGCCGGAGGGGTGCGTGTGCGCATGTGCGGGGGCCGGTGGGCGTGGGGGAGGACGTGGTGCGCACGCGCGAGACACCCTCCAGGGCGGCACCTGAGTGCTGTGCCGTGTGTGTGCGAGACACGAATCAGAATCGGGAAAGGGGGGTATGTGTGCCTGGAGAAGTAGGGGGTGGCCACTGGGCACGGCAGGGTCCAGCCTTAGAATCTCGGCTCAACGGTTCTGGTTCCAGCGAAGGTGTCAGTGTCCCTATGATCCCCCTGGGGCTGAAGGAGACCAAGGAGCTGGACTGGTCCACACCCCTGAGGGTGAGTGCTGACCTGTGAACCCCGGGGTCTGGTGGGACGTGGTCCTGCCCTAAGGATTACACCCTGCCCTGGGGTCAGAAGGGGTCACCAAGGCTTCCTGGTGCAGCCATTGCAttgaacagaagaggaaacaggcccggggagggggggggggggggggggcggggtctgACTCCGGCTGCTGGGCTTGCCCAGGCTGTGGGAGATTCTGGTTGGACGGGTGTTGGAGGAGAGCCCACCGTGGGATCGATAGGGCAGAGTCAGGCATCCTGCTGAAAGCCCACACTGGCCACAGGGTTCCCCCACCGTCGCTCTGAGAGTTGGCACTGGCTGGGGCTGCCCCGTCCAGTCAGAGCCTCCACTGTGAAAACCTGCCGGTTCCCAGGGTCCTCCAGGGGGCTCATGAACTAGGCTGCCCCTCAGGCAGCACGGAGAGGGGCCTCAGCTCCTGGCCCCAGTGCCCTTGCCCGTCAGGTGGGCTTTACAGGGGCTCAGAAAGGTCTCTGAGCAGAAGCAGCACCGAGTCTCTGAACCCCGTACCTGCGGGGGAGGGACCCCAAGGCCAGAGGAGGGGACCCACCACCACATATACACCAGTCCTCAGCCTTTCTCCaggggccccggggcctccaccACCCGTCTCCACGTTGGGCCGGGTGAACAGGGAAGGCCAgcacctgcccttcccccaagcaGGAGCTGATCTCTGGGCACTTTGGAGAGGACAGTGCCTCCTATGAGGCCGAAATCAGGGAGCTGGAGGACCTGCGGCAGGTGAGTGGgctcctcctgtcccctccctgccccggaGACCGGCCACCCCCAGTTCACAAGGAAAAACAAGGCTCAGCGAGGGACAGAGGCAAGGAGCTCAGTGTAGACATGCTCTGTGCAGGAGTCCCCACCAGGGGCAGCCCTGGGGAGAATGGGGAGACAGGCACACCCCGAGCGTGCATTAACACAAACACAGCCAGGGCACACACGTGGCTCTGCGCACACCAGGGAAGTTCCGTCCTCATCAGATACCGCTGGCCCCCTGGGAGTGGCTGCTCTGTGCCTGTCCCTCCCCAGGGACCCCGCCTGGGCCTCTCCACGGTGCTCAGTGTCCTGGGGGTGGCACGTGTGGCCCACGACAGCCTCAGACCGGGTGGATGTGCCGCTTCGGGACCTTGTCCACCCCTAGACCCAGGGTGCTCCAGTTGGGCTGGGATGTCCAAAGGGTCCCAGGGTAGTGTGTGTGCTGTGGGACGGGTCTGGGGAACCGAGGCCCAGCTGGTGCCTGCCCCGCAGGCCATTCGGACCCCCAGCCGAGGCGAGGCAGGCCTAGAGCTGCTTATGGCCTACTACAACCAGCTCTGCTTCCTGGACGCACGCTTCATCGCCCCCACCAGGAACCTGGGGCTGCTGTTCCAGTGgtaggttgggggggggcggtcacTGGCCTCCCCTGACGGCTCCCCAAAGCCCTGTGACTCCTGCTGCTCCCACCCTCACCCACCCGCAGGTATGACTCACTCACGGGAGTCCCGGCCCAGCAGCGGGCCCTGGCCTTTGAGAAGGGCAGCGTGCTTTTCAACATCGGGGCCCTCTACACCCAGATCGGGGCTCGCCAGGACCGCTCCTGCCCCGAGGGCACCAGGCGTGCCATTGAAGCTTTTCAGAGGGCTGCTGGTGAGGGCAGCCCCGCCCCTAGCCCCATGGCAGCAGTTGTgcagagggggttggggggaggtgggtTAGCACTCCCAAGTGTGTGGGGCAGAGCAGATACACACACAGGCcctttctgggggtgggggggcggggccaggtAGCCCTGTCCTCCTGCTGTGAGCGCCCCTCCACAGGGGCCTTCAGCCTCCTGAGGGAGAACTTTTCCCGAGCACCCAGCCCCGACATGAGCCCGGCCTCGCTGTCCATGCTGGAACGACTCATGACCGCCCAGGCCCAAGAATGCATCTTTGAGGGCCTCTTGCTGCCGTCCACCGAAGCCCCCCAGGGTTGCCTGGCCCAGCTGCGCCTGGCTCAGGAGGCTGCCCAGGTGAGGGCAGGGAGCCCTTGTCCCACAGGACACCTGGCTGAGCCACGGTGGCCAGATGAGCAGGAGGGTCTGGGTCGGGGgtccaggcagggaggggcaggggcagtggcTGTGTCTCCTGTTTGTTCCCAAAGCCAGCTGTTTTCGTGGTCTTTGGAGCCGGTCAGGACCCCCGGGTCCTGAGTCCTTGCTACTGGGGCAGCACCAGTCAGAGCAGGCCCTGGGGCTCAGATTCCTGAGCTTGCCTCAGCTCAGggtgcagggcagggccactgggaCTCAGGCCGGGGCAGGCGGAGGCCGGGGCCCAGGGCGGGGAGGCCCCGGCGTCCCACCCTGTGCGCTGGCAGGTGGCAGCTGAGTACAGGCTGGTGCACCAGACCATGGCCCAGCCACCTGTCCACGACTACGTGCCCTTCCCCTGGACCACCCTGGTGCGTGTCAAGGCTGAGTACTTCCGCGCCCTGGCCCACTACCACGCGGCTGCGGTGCTCTGCGACAGCCCCCGTGAGTGCCCTGCCCCTCGTGTGTGTGCCGGCAGAGGCCCCGGTGCGAAGGGGCTCACGGCCCTCTCTGATCCCCAGCAGCGGCCGAGGTGGACTGCCCAGCACTCTCACAGGCCTTCCTTGGGCTCCCAGCCACACCTGGGCCCCCGGGCGCCGCACCCCAGGAGCAGGAGGGGCGCAGGATGCTCGGTGAGGCAGCCTGGCGCGGAGGGGCTGGGGCCCGCTGAAGGGGGCGAGTGACCCGTCCTTCATGAGTCACCTCTTCCGGGCATGCCTGGTGTCTGGCAACTTGCCAAGCTGCCAACTTGCGTGCCCGAGGTCCCCTTGGCGGCCCTGTCCCAGGCAGGGCCTGAGCCAGGCGGGTAGCCCGGGCGGGTGGGGGCCCTCGTGGGAGGCAGCTCTTCCCCTGCCCGGCCTTCTGCACCTGGTAGCTCCTCCCCGAGCGGCCCGCGGGCCCTCAGGATGGACCAGAAGCCCTCAGCTGTGCTCCTTTGGCTGCGtccaggggtggggagagctggggTCCGGCCTGGGCCGGGCGAGCCCCACGGAGCGTGTGCCGGCTCGGTCCCGCGCAGGCAAGGCCCACCTGAAGCGTGCCATCCTGGGCCAAGAGGAGGCCCTGCGGCTGCACGCCGTGTGCCGTGCCCTGCGGAGCGTGGACCTACTGCAGGCCGTGCTGGCCCAGGCCCTGCGGCGCTCACTGGCCAGGTACTCGGAACTCGACCGAGAGGATGACTTCTTGGAGGCCACGGAAGCTCCCGACATCCCACGTGAGCAGCCCAGCCCCTCGGACGGGCGTGTCCAGCCAGCAGGCGTCCGTGGGCCCAGGACCTGTGGCTGCCGTTGAGGCCACTCCACCTCCAGGGACCACGGAGCGGTGGGCCTTCAAAGGAGCCCACGCGGGCGCACCCCCTGCTCTCCCGCGCCTTGCCATCCCCGCAGTGGATTCCTGCCCCAGGGAGGCGGTGGCCTGGGAGACGGAACCATAGGCCGGCCCCCCAGCATCTCCTGCTTTACAGGGGCAGGCAGGCATGGCTGGAGAGCAGAGACACCCCGGAGccctctggggcgggggggggcagccaGGTCCCCGAGGTCTGCAGAGGGGCCAGTGTGCGTACGGCAGGCCGCACTCGGGCCGCCCGCTCTGCTCTGGCTGCCTCCCAGGGGCCTAGGGTCCTTGAGCCTCAGGCCTAGTTCTGTTTTCCCTTGAACTCTGTCGTTTCAGCTAAAACACAGCAGAAGCCAGAGATCAGGGCACCCAGCTTCTCCAGGGTGAAGGTGACTGATATCTTCCACCGGCTGGTGAGCACCCCTGCCAGGGTCACCCGTCCCCACCTCAGCACAGGCGGCCCAGCCCTGTCCTGGAGGAGGACTCTGGACAAGGCTGGTGGCctggccccgccctgccccacccctctgccACACCCGGTTTTTGACCCAAGATGTAGAGATCGAGGGGTGAGGGGTGCTGTGGTGGCCCGGCTGAGCCTCTGACgccccttcaccccacccccaggggcccctgtccGTGTTTTCAGCCAAGAACTGCTGGCGGCTGGTGGGGCCCGTCCACGTGACCCGGGGAGAGGCTGGCTTCGGCCTCACGTTGCGGGGAGATGCGCCCGTCCTCATCGCTGCTGTCATCCCCGGGGGCCCGGCCGCGGTGaggcccctgcccccccacccccccgccgggGCCGAGTCCCGGGGTTGAAGGGGGCAGGTGGGACTGTGGCCAGGGGTGGCGGGTGCCCCCGTGGGACTCAGGatcccccccccccgtgtccctGCAGGCAGCTGGCCTGCGGGAGGGTGACTACATCGTGTCCTTGAACGGGCGGCCGTGCAAGTGGTGGAAGCATGCGGAGGTGGTGGCGCAGCTGAAGGGCGTGGGCGACGAGGGCGCGAGCCTGCAGGTGGTCACGCTGCTGCCCAGGGCGGAGCCACCCAGCGCGGTGAGCCCCGGGGGCCCCGGGAGGGCCTTCCCCCGGCCCCGGCACGCCCCGCGACTGCGAGGGCGTCGGAGAGAGGAGCTTGCGCGCGGGCGAGCCTCACTGGCGTGGCCTTCTGGGCAGCGGCCGTCTGTGCCGTGGTCTCCACCTGGCGGCGAGTCCCTGCCCTGGGCGAGGCCGCAGCCCTCCCCGCGGTGGGCCTCCGTGTGCCCACACTCCTGGGGACCTCGGGCAGGGGCGGCGCTGCAGGAGCCGTTTCAggatccccacccccagcatggcACCCCTGCGGGGCGCTGCTGCCCTGTTGCCCTTACAGAACCCCCAGCTTGCCCCTGACGCACCAGCCACCGCCTCCCGGGTCACACCCTGCAGCCTGGCCACAGGCAGGCCAGGCCCAGGGAGCCAACCGTTACCCATTTCTGTCCCGATTGCAGGGGGAGCACCGGCCGGCCCTGGGGGCGCTTCTGAGGGGCCAGAAGGAGTGTGGGCGGGGGCCACCAGCTCCTGGGCgagccagccccaggcccctcctTGGCTGGAGTCGCAAGGCCAAGAGGGGCAAGACCAGAGGGAGGCTGTCCCCACACCCCTGAGCTGTGTGccgccctccccctcctgcccaggGTGGTGGCGAGGGGCCAGCTCCCCCCACGGCCCTCTCCATCCTGAAGGACTTTCGGGCCAGTTTGCTGCCCCACCTGGTGCCCAGAGCTGCCCATTAAAGACCGAGTCAGATGAGGTGTCTGAGCCTGGTGCTGGGCGCTGGACCCACACGTGGGAGGCATCATGGTTGCTCTGCACACAGAGTCCCAGGTGCCAGAATGCGGCCCCTGGGCTGCCCGGTCCTCACACATGCCCCACGTCCCCACCTGAGTAGGGCAGCGTCCCAGGCCAAGGGAGCCGTCCAGCTGCTTCTTGGAGTCGGGGCCGGGCAGGCTGTGGCCCACATCCTCACTCGCCCTTCGCCTCTGCCCCTCACACATCCTGTCCACACCCTACCTTCGGGCTGGGTCAGCCTCACGCCGAGCTTGCGTTCCTGACCCCTTCCGAGGACCCCACCACTGACCCAGCCCACCTGGCACCCCACAGGCCTGCCCTCGGGCCAGTGTCCCAGCCAGTCCCACCCCCGCAACACCTTTCCTCGATCCCTCTACTTCCGTTCTTGCTGTCCCCTCCCGGTGCCCCACACTCCAGGCATAGATCCCAAACCGGCCCTGCGGCTGCCTCTCACGTGCTTCTCCAGGGGCCGGGCCtggccctccacccccacacccgCCCGCCCCGCTCAGTTCTGCCAAGCTCCGAGGGGGGCTGGTTTGGACTTGGCCCTGAAGGGAGGGCCGGGGGCGGCAGGCGCGGAGCAGCCACTCGGCGCGGCCGCAGGGTGGGCGTGGGGGTCGGGGCGGCCGGGAGTGCGCATGGCCACCAGGGGGCGGCCGCCGCCCGCTCGAGCAGCCTCTGCAGGCAGGACTCGGCTGCGGGAGGTCTACCTGCAGGCCAGGACCGCCCCCTCCTTGCTGGCACCGCCCCGCCCCTCGGCGGGAGTGGCCGAGTCCCGGTCCCCACTGGCCTCGCCTCCCTCCTGCTGTCGTGTTACCGTCAGGGTGGGGGCCGGCGTGAATAGGCAGGTGGCCTCGAAGACCTCATGGTCGGGGAGGGCGGCCCCACCAGCCTGAGCCTGGGCTGAGAGCGGCCAGGTGTGTCCCTGCTGACCCGCCTGCCCCTCCTGGGAGAACGCCCCTCTCAGCAGAACCAGCCAAGGTCACCTCGGCGCTTACTAATTTGATTAATAAAATTGTGCTTCAAGGAGGCCATTACCCGCTAATCAGGGATGACAGGGCTGGCAGGTCTCTCCAGGAGGGCGCTGCGACTCTCCTGCCTCTGGCCGCCAAGCTGGACCCAAGAGGGGCGCACGGGCTGGGGGCCAGAAGCTGCCGCTGGCCTCTTGCAccaggctggtggggagggggcgccctTCCCAAAGactgcacccctgcccccccaggGACAGCCTGCCGTCTCTGCCCTCCAGCGCCCTGTGCCCGGGGGTTCCTCGGCTGGAGGCAGGGGTGGCTGGGAGCAGGTTCCCTCTCCCTCAGAGgcgggtgggggtgagggagctctgGGGCATCTCTGAGGCCTGGCTGGCAAGGTGCTCCTCCCTGGTCGGCCGTCCTACAGTCGAGTTCCAGGCTGCGGGGCGCAGGCTGGGCCCAGTGCTAACCCTGGGCCAGGCAGGGCTAGACAGGGAGGGGGCCTCACCTCTACGGGCAGCGGCCAGCCCCTTTTCCACGTGGGAAAGCAGGGTTGAGCGAGGTACAGACCAGCTCGAGTCGCACAGGGCCAGCTAGGAGGCTCAGCCGCACGTTCCAGCCACTCGAGAGGCCCACCCTGTGTCCACCCACACCTTGCCGGTTCGCCTCTGCCTCCCGGCACACGGGAACGGACCTCCCTGTCCCGTTTCCCCGGCATGTCCTTAGTCCAGCTAGGCAGCTGAGCTGGAAGCAGGCGGAGTCCCAGGCCTGCTCTAGGAGCCCTTGCGAATGAGGTCACGGACCTAGCAGAAGCTTCAGCTCGGCCCCGATGGTCAGTCATGGCCTGCACCCCGGGACCCCGGCGGCTCAGGGCCGTGTCAGCCTGGGAGCTACACCAGGAGGCCCGGGCCTTTGCTGCgtgtgctgggggggggagggtcacgcCCACAAGAGCCACCTCAACCGAGGCCTTTCTCAGGTGGCGGTGGCTGTCCCGGTTGGGCCACGTGCCTGTGTGAGGACAGCGTGTGCCTGCCTGGCCCATCCACTGCTCTGACGTGTGTGAGGAGCCTAGTGTcttcccaccctcctgccccacaCCGGTCATCCAGCGTCgctcctgccctctgcctgcGCTCCCCGGCCTCCCCAGTCCGGCTGGAACCTCGTCGGCCTTCCTCGATACGGCCCCCCTCTGGGCTCTAGCTCCCTTTCTGGCTTGACCACGTCACCTGTGTCTGCGTCACAGATGGGCCGCAGGCCAAAGACCACAGCAGCTCACCCCCGAGTCCCAGAATACCTGGGAAGGCTGGGCGACCTGGTGTGAGGGTCCCACAcgtgtgcccccacccccgcctgggGGGAGGGTCAGCACCCAGGAGCTGCCGTGCCCCTggctcctggcacagagcagggccCATGGGGAGCAAGCGCGTGTGCAGCGGCTCGGAGATGCATGCGTAAGGGTGTCCGGTGTGCGCCCGCGGCCCACGCAGGAACATCTCATTTTCCAGAGCAGTCCCCCCTGGGCGGGGAGGTCGGGGGTGAGTGCGCGCCTCGATCCTTTTTGCTTTGCCAACAGAAAACTGCCGAGAGGGGAAAGGCAAACTCTGTTTCGCTTGGGTCAGCAGTGAGCTGCGCGGAGATTAATGTGAGGAGAGGCTGGCGGAA encodes:
- the RHPN1 gene encoding rhophilin-1 isoform X2 gives rise to the protein MIPEERTDDPGSGEESARLQPAGSVRKGRDPLAQTPRGRLQSRRAQVHQQINKELRMRTGAENLYRATSNAWVRETVALELSYVNSSLQLLKEELEELNGSAEVDRPEGEGVSVPMIPLGLKETKELDWSTPLRELISGHFGEDSASYEAEIRELEDLRQAIRTPSRGEAGLELLMAYYNQLCFLDARFIAPTRNLGLLFQWYDSLTGVPAQQRALAFEKGSVLFNIGALYTQIGARQDRSCPEGTRRAIEAFQRAAGAFSLLRENFSRAPSPDMSPASLSMLERLMTAQAQECIFEGLLLPSTEAPQGCLAQLRLAQEAAQVAAEYRLVHQTMAQPPVHDYVPFPWTTLVRVKAEYFRALAHYHAAAVLCDSPPAEVDCPALSQAFLGLPATPGPPGAAPQEQEGRRMLGKAHLKRAILGQEEALRLHAVCRALRSVDLLQAVLAQALRRSLARYSELDREDDFLEATEAPDIPPKTQQKPEIRAPSFSRVKVTDIFHRLGPLSVFSAKNCWRLVGPVHVTRGEAGFGLTLRGDAPVLIAAVIPGGPAAAAGLREGDYIVSLNGRPCKWWKHAEVVAQLKGVGDEGASLQVVTLLPRAEPPSAVSPGGPGRAFPRPRHAPRLRGRRREELARGRASLAWPSGQRPSVPWSPPGGESLPWARPQPSPRWASVCPHSWGPRAGAALQEPFQDPHPQHGTPAGRCCPVALTEPPACP
- the RHPN1 gene encoding rhophilin-1 isoform X1 is translated as MIPEERTDDPGSGEESARLQPAGSVRKGRDPLAQTPRGRLQSRRAQVHQQINKELRMRTGAENLYRATSNAWVRETVALELSYVNSSLQLLKEELEELNGSAEVDRPEGEGVSVPMIPLGLKETKELDWSTPLRELISGHFGEDSASYEAEIRELEDLRQAIRTPSRGEAGLELLMAYYNQLCFLDARFIAPTRNLGLLFQWYDSLTGVPAQQRALAFEKGSVLFNIGALYTQIGARQDRSCPEGTRRAIEAFQRAAGAFSLLRENFSRAPSPDMSPASLSMLERLMTAQAQECIFEGLLLPSTEAPQGCLAQLRLAQEAAQVAAEYRLVHQTMAQPPVHDYVPFPWTTLVRVKAEYFRALAHYHAAAVLCDSPPAAEVDCPALSQAFLGLPATPGPPGAAPQEQEGRRMLGKAHLKRAILGQEEALRLHAVCRALRSVDLLQAVLAQALRRSLARYSELDREDDFLEATEAPDIPPKTQQKPEIRAPSFSRVKVTDIFHRLGPLSVFSAKNCWRLVGPVHVTRGEAGFGLTLRGDAPVLIAAVIPGGPAAAAGLREGDYIVSLNGRPCKWWKHAEVVAQLKGVGDEGASLQVVTLLPRAEPPSAVSPGGPGRAFPRPRHAPRLRGRRREELARGRASLAWPSGQRPSVPWSPPGGESLPWARPQPSPRWASVCPHSWGPRAGAALQEPFQDPHPQHGTPAGRCCPVALTEPPACP
- the RHPN1 gene encoding rhophilin-1 isoform X4: MIPEERTDDPGSGEESARLQPAGSVRKGRDPLAQTPRGRLQSRRAQVHQQINKELRMRTGAENLYRATSNAWVRETVALELSYVNSSLQLLKEELEELNGSAEVDRPEGEGVSVPMIPLGLKETKELDWSTPLRELISGHFGEDSASYEAEIRELEDLRQAIRTPSRGEAGLELLMAYYNQLCFLDARFIAPTRNLGLLFQWYDSLTGVPAQQRALAFEKGSVLFNIGALYTQIGARQDRSCPEGTRRAIEAFQRAAGAFSLLRENFSRAPSPDMSPASLSMLERLMTAQAQECIFEGLLLPSTEAPQGCLAQLRLAQEAAQVAAEYRLVHQTMAQPPVHDYVPFPWTTLVRVKAEYFRALAHYHAAAVLCDSPPAAEVDCPALSQAFLGLPATPGPPGAAPQEQEGRRMLGKAHLKRAILGQEEALRLHAVCRALRSVDLLQAVLAQALRRSLARYSELDREDDFLEATEAPDIPPKTQQKPEIRAPSFSRVKVTDIFHRLGPLSVFSAKNCWRLVGPVHVTRGEAGFGLTLRGDAPVLIAAVIPGGPAAAAGLREGDYIVSLNGRPCKWWKHAEVVAQLKGVGDEGASLQVVTLLPRAEPPSAGEHRPALGALLRGQKECGRGPPAPGRASPRPLLGWSRKAKRGKTRGRLSPHP